One Drosophila subobscura isolate 14011-0131.10 chromosome U, UCBerk_Dsub_1.0, whole genome shotgun sequence DNA window includes the following coding sequences:
- the LOC117902191 gene encoding piezo-type mechanosensitive ion channel component isoform X2 yields MAFSYACMVLQRVVVPAVLVLASLMRPVGISFVYLLMFFMSPFVPLATRRTIKGSVTAFFIILLSLSTLVLLGHIALQILAVSTALPIYNCSFSERLLRHIGFVSFIDLKPLAIIEWLAPEVLVFATSLGSYLTVKRLAAQPINAEQLENGELIEAQSADHAQTAQPTDANGGDVQQATATTPLQQQQQQLRKRVSMISQHIHFEGLIKISPLFCLATLFFAAALRPSVPGGFYFLIFLLAGTYWATCQTLQRGFALLLRCVMVVLVLHSLSIVSYQTPWMQGHLNHTSLTARLIGLEPLIESYCSPDIRVLLYNNTLYLDSYLNPFALFFAYFALALTTKHLIKPRVSLRRDQRGAALNEPTETTPLVRQSTRKGRTAQPLESGSSVALGGTQRGNEIQLDSLEQRSEQENTTTSILDQISYGFVSVGGFIYQNSYIFTNILMMAWSIVYHSWLTFVLLLWANVLWMIPNQRKAMMRSSPFIVLYAEVLLVAQYIYGMDLNNNELPTKVSTAGINLQQIGFERPIENHMRPCVPLIVKTAFVLMFWVTSRQFFKEKRDRRRDSTLADIIAPLQITVGSAGSSYLINDGKKTSKFLKKAGDVIKNLLVRLWIWLLVLVIFLCAITGENMTGFRICYMALFLFFLLVFQSSSKAWVKIMYGFWLFLIFYAMSILILIYTYQFDKFDTYWNDYLNVSKTLQNDIGLKRYQTKDLFLHLVSPTIIVILTVIQVHYFHKRFIASLQQQPAAAGAGGSAQQKPTETTALEAAPSKRRGSAGSLRRSQGPSGEAAPGGATTDFETSVRDLVRISFRKIKNKSEYIFKNFKDVFWRFLELHIMKAVYIAAFVCSVSEVCVLHIAFVGFCVLGATSRKSIQVIISRVISFIVTIIVLSKMIYQIEYLSHTQYNVFCSDNRTANNAEWVGLTKAEKLEGGLMSLLRTYIIYMVIVTMHAVITLRQLQMRVKIGAVNATPTKLLFPNIVRADAEKDLVGLVKYLLNYAFYKFGIEISLIALVSTITYRQDIVAVAYALWLVVLLLLKRSQCAKIWGVFQAFFAISIAMQYIVLVGLPPSSCLVYPWDEGAFGESIQRWTMLPGALHFNHVPKLIFDFIVLIILNRQKSIFCIEQRYASNDDYPGGSNRSVIADIAQLGRTPFDNPTHDFCSYIRNYSDILKNGVLCGFYWFTLAVVFLAGTNIADLLALGYLIGAFIFLWQGSDFYLRPINTIISRWKWLLAFNVTNILIKTSFQMAGCLFMTPLTTHCCWLVHMLGITCTSNALKEQLMQADEADLILAPGECPKITHQVVLLWDTICFAFIIFQLRIFKSHYFCHIITDTKANNILASRGADIIEGLRQNQIAHRHGHEKQVLLKIKRKMERIRATQQKMLRPLDKQTHFDEHGYPLPAPTVRRRKEIKLHPHATRAGDYYMFEEMDDKFELDLIHDEIDFLEEENMTESEMKMQRRKTLYDKSKDAPGAEFPSTSKGISKERDEASTESPAAPTRDVADLPVIPPPATSLGREPTYKETSDSKSKMEVDSGEVTAKDSDEDFDTNPIIRLLEGFLVTLTIRLNRFSRNYRYVNRILAGEKKTLKESSSLNRLGLSSAAMFHILKSNLESNESAGEQSPASSSTPRRPLATAIVTPPTATEYTSTSTPLNTNTTTTPLSPQDPPPPPTTSTPVQPQNQPQPQHSRHSAVDDIIELPVDTVDAAISRKQSINSSPPAKGTMLSRKSDCGLPEIRIKAPSIERGAHYYNHHSAGGGGGSGSLSKHWSYEQVDSAGDFNLEEENFAQRDHHIIVEVLISSWYALLANTDLICYIVVFINQVVNASLISLPLPIMVFLWGTLSLPRPTKTFWVTLIAYTQAIVLIKCIFQFKLIWANYHNLPNQPLTAAKIFGVEMKTHYAVYDLMLLLVLFLHRYLLKSQGLWKSGYKDIDQQFAKPTASMYANDDRDDSDNLSQPDSRHLNDDAAQKLSLQVSQVSLPGSPEYSKSGINQLERTKYTSSLHKFFFSLVHKSRLATDVYALMFLCDFINFFVLLFGFTAFGTQQTESDEGVQTYLAENKVPIPFLIMLLVQFLLIVIDRALYLRKALVNKIIFHFFSVIGIHIWMFFVVPAVTERTFNSLAPPIIFYVIKCFYMLLSSYQIKSGYPKRILGNFFTKGFSMVNMIAFKVYMQIPFLYELRTILDWVCIDSTMTIFDWLKMEDIFSNIYLIRCTRQSETDFPAMRAQKKASISKLIMGGTIVLLIVICIWGPLCLFALGNAVGTSNVPFQVSLSIRIGPYDPIYTTNNYDSIFEIDPTMYSQMTNAYIKDKQALTFITGYDATDVAAVKLAGNSPSLWNIAPPDRQRLLNDLRNNHTLKARFSYTLTRKAPAKGLKEIVGDEHAISLDETFEGRAALINMLNETHDLEPTTGNDTSTNSTSTNGTYSTEEVVVLPAMIPKFIKVLNSGDAAVVTVLSPKNEEYRPLVIKMHRDKETNGLWWEIRDFCNDTFYNSTLKEFAYSNCTSGIVMYTFNDKKFPSTFSFLTAGGIIGLYTTFVLLASRFMKSFIGGQNRKIMFEDLPYVDRVLQLCLDIYLVREALEFALEEDLFAKLLFLYRSPETLIKWTRPKEEFVDDDADTDSMSVRRSEQLQQHQQHQHQQ; encoded by the exons ATGGCCTTCAGCTATGCGTGCATGGTGCTGCAGCGCGTGGTCGTGCCGGCGGTGCTGGTTCTGG CTTCGCTGATGCGGCCGGTGGGCATATCATTTGTGTACCTTCTCATGTTCTTCATGTCGCCATTTGTGCCCCTGGCCACGAGACGTACCATCAAGGGATCAGTCACCGCCTTCTTCATCATCCTGCTGTCGCTGAGCACTCTAGTCCTGCTGGGGCACATCGCCCTACAGATCCTAGCCGTCAGCACAGCGCTGCCCATCTACAATTGCTCCTTCAGCGAGCGACTGCTCAGGCACATTGGCTTCGTGAGCTTCATCGATCTAAA GCCCCTGGCCATCATTGAGTGGCTGGCGCCGGAGGTCCTCGTGTTTGCCACCTCTCTTGGCTCCTACCTCACCGTGAAGCGACTGGCCGCACAGCCCATCAAtgccgagcagctggagaatgGCGAGCTGATTGAGGCGCAGTCCGCGGACCACGCACAGACGGCTCAGCCCACAGACGCCAATGGCGGAGATGTGCAGCAGGCCACGGCAACGACgccactgcaacagcagcagcagcagctgcggaaGCGAGTCTCCATGATCAGTCAGCATATCCACTTCGAGGGATTGATCAAGATCT CGCCTCTCTTCTGCCTGGCCACGCTGTTCTTTGCGGCGGCGCTGCGTCCCTCGGTGCCGGGTGGATTCTATTTTCTCATCTTCCTGCTGGCCGGCACTTACTGGGCAACCTGCCAGACGCTGCAACG TGGCTTCGCGTTGCTGTTGCGCTGCGTAATGGTCGTCCTTGTGCTCCACTCGCTGTCCATTGTGTCCTACCAGACGCCCTGGATGCAGGGCCACCTCAATCACACCAGCCTGACGGCGCG tcTGATTGGTCTGGAGCCGCTCATTGAATCCTACTGCTCGCCGGATATACGTGTCCTTCTGTACAACAATACGCTGTATTTGGACTCGTATCTGAATCCGTTTGCGCTGTTCTTTGCCTACTTTGCCTTGGCTCTGACCACGAAGCATCTGATCAAGCCCAGG GTGTCTTTGCGCCGTGATCAGCGCGGCGCAGCGTTGAATGAACCGACTGAGACGACGCCT CTGGTGCGTCAGAGCACGCGGAAGGGGCGCACAGCCCAGCCCCTGGAGAGTGGATCCTCGGTGGCACTGGGCGGCACTCAGCGTGGCAACGAAATCCAGCTGGACTCGCTGGAGCAGCGATCGGAGCAGGAGAACACCACCACCTCGATACTGGATCAGATCTCCTATGGCTTTGTCAGTGTGGGGGGATTCATCTATCAGAACAGCTACATATTCACCAATATTCTAATGATG GCCTGGTCCATAGTGTACCACAGTTGGCTGACattcgtcctgctgctgtgggccAATGTGCTGTGGATGATCCCCAATCAGCGCAAGGCAATGATGCGTTCCTCTCCGTTCATCGTGCTCTACGcggaggtgctgctggtggcccaATACATATACGGCATGGACCTGAACAACAATGAGCTACCCACGAAGGTCTCC ACGGCGGGCATCAATCTGCAGCAGATTGGCTTCGAGCGGCCCATCGAGAACCACATGCGTCCCTGTGTGCCGCTGATCGTGAAGACCGCCTTCGTGCTGATGTTCTGGGTGACGTCGCGGCAGTTCTTCAAGGAGAAACGCGACCGGCGAAGGGACAGCACCCTGGCTGACATCATTGCACCGCTGCAGATCACCGTGGGCTCCGCGGGCTCCAGCTACCTCATCAACGATGGCAAGAAGACCTCAAAGTTCCTAAAGAAGGCCGGCGATGTGATCAAGAATCTGTTGGTGCGCCTGTGgatctggctgctggtgctggtgatcTTCCTCTGTGCGATCACCGGAGAGAATATGACAGGCTTCCGCATCTGCTACATGGCCCTGTTCCTGTTCTTCTTGCTGGTCTTTCAGTCCTCGTCCAAGGCGTGGGTGAAGATCATGTACGGCTTCTGGCTGTTCCTCATCTTCTACGCCATGTCCATACTGATCCTGATCTACACATATCAATTCGACAAGTTCGATACGTACTGGAATGACTATCTAAATGTGTCCAAGACGCT ACAAAACGACATTGGCCTGAAGCGCTACCAAACGAAGGATCTGTTCCTCCACCTCGTCTCGCCCACGATCATTGTGATCCTGACTGTGATCCAGGTTCATTATTTCCACAAGCGCTTCATTGCCtcgctgcaacagcagccggcagcGGCTGGAGCTGGCGGCTCTGCACAGCAGAAACCCACCGAGACAACGGCCCTGGAAGCGGCGCCCTCAAAGCGTCGCGGCAGTGCCGGTTCCCTGCGTCGCTCCCAGGGCCCCTCAGGCGAGGCGGCGCCCGGCGGTGCCACCACAGACTTTGAGACCTCAGTGCGGGATCTGGTGCGGATATCCTTCCGCAAGATCAAGAACAAGTCTGAGTACATCTTCAAGAACTTCAAGGACGTCTTCTGGCGCTTCCTGGAGCTGCATATCATGAAGGCCGTCTACATTGCCGCCTTTGTGTGCAGCGTCAGCGAGGTCTGTGTCCTGCACATTGCCTTTGTGGGCTTCTGTGTGCTGGGTGCCACTTCCCGGAAGTCCATCCAAGTGATAATCAGCCGCGTGATATCGTTTATTGTCACCATCATTGTGCTGTCCAAGATGATCTATCAGATTGAGTACCTGAGCCACACCCAGTACAATGTCTTCTGC TCTGACAACCGCACGGCCAACAACGCCGAGTGGGTGGGCCTCACCAAGGCTGAGAAGCTCGAGGGTGGCTTGATGAGTCTGCTGCGCACTTACATCATCTACATGGTCATTGTGACCATGCACGCAGTCATCACATtgcggcagctgcagatgAGAGTGAAGATTGGAGCCGTGAACGCAACGCCCACCAAGCTGCTGTTCCCCAATATCGTTCGCGCCGATGCTGAGAAAGATCTAGTGGGTCTCGTCAAGTACCTGCTGAATTATGCCTTCTACAAGTTTGGCATCGAGATATCGCTGATTGCTCTGGTCTCCACCATCACGTACCGCCAGGACATTGTGGCCGTGGCCTATGCGCTCTGGCtggtcgtgctgctgctgctaaagcGTTCGCAGTGCGCCAAGATCTGGGGAGTGTTCCAGGCCTTCTTTGCAATCTCAATAGCGATGCAATATATCGTTTTAGTGGGACTGCCACCAAGCTCATGTCTGG TTTATCCCTGGGATGAGGGCGCCTTTGGGGAGAGCATTCAACGCTGGACAATGCTGCCAGGAGCGCTGCACTTCAACCATGTGCCCAAGCTGATATTCGACTTTATTGTGCTGATCATTCTCAATCGCCAGAAGAGCATCTTCTGCATCGAGCAGCGCTACGCCAGCAACGACGACTACCCCGGCGGCAGCAACCGCAGCGTCATCGCGGACATTGCCCAACTGGGCAGGACGCCCTTTGACAATCCCACCCACGACTTCTGCTCGTACATACGCAACTACTCGGACATCCTGAAGAACGGGGTGCTGTGCGGCTTCTACTGGTTCACCCTGGCCGTGGTCTTTCTGGCGGGAACCAACATAGCCGATCTGCTGGCTCTGGGCTACCTCATTGGAGCGTTTATCTTCCTCTGGCAGGGCTCGGATTTCTATCTGCGGCCCATCAACACCATCATCAGTCGCTGGAAGTGGCTGCTGGCCTTCAATGTGACCAACATTCTCATCAAGACGAGCTTCCAAATGGCCGGCTGCCTGTTCATGACGCCCCTGACcacccactgctgctggctggtgcaCATGCTGGGCATCACCTGCACGAGCAACGCGCTCAAGGAGCAACTGATGCAGGCCGATGAGGCGGACCTGATATTGGCGCCCGGCGAATGCCCCAAGATCACCCATcaagtggtgctgctgtgggaCACGATCTGCTTTGCCTTCATCATCTTTCAGCTGCGCATTTTCAAGTCTCACTACTTCTGCCACATCATCACGGACACGAAGGCCAACAATATACTGGCCTCCAG AGGAGCTGATATCATTGAGGGACTGCGACAGAATCAGATTGCGCATCGCCACGGCCATGAGAAGCAGGTGCTGCTCAAGATCAAGCGCAAGATGGAGCGTATCCGTGCCACGCAGCAGAAAATGCTGCGACCCCTGGACAAGCAGACGCATTTTGATG aaCACGGTTATCCACTTCCTGCACCAACAGTACGCAGAAGGAAGGAAATCAAATTACATCCACATG CTACCCGTGCTGGCGACTACTACATGTTCGAGGAGATGGATGACAAGTTCGAGCTGGATCTGATACACGACGAGATTGACTtcctggaggaggagaacatGACCGAGAGCGAGATGAAGATGCAGCGTCGCAAGACCCTCTATGAT AAATCCAAGGATGCTCCTGGTGCTGAATTCCCCTCCACCAGCAAAGGCATTTCGAAGGAGCGGGATGAGGCCAGCACGGAAAGTCCGGCGGCTCCCACCCGCGATGTGGCTGATCTGCCTGTGATTCCACCGCCAGCGACCAGCTTGGGACGCGAGCCCACCTACAAGGAGACTTCGGACAGCAAATCCAAGATGGAAGTGGACAGCGGTGAGGTGACGGCCAAGGACTCGGACGAGGACTTTGACACGAATCCCATCATCAGGCTGCTCGAGGGCTTCTTGGTCACCCTGACCATAAGACTGAACCGCTTCTCGCGCAACTATCGCTACGTCAATCGCATTCTGGCTGGCGAGAAGAAGACTCTGAAG GAATCGAGCTCCCTGAATCGTCTGGGCCTGTCGAGTGCAGCCATGTTCCACATCCTCAAGTCCAACCTCGAGAG CAATGAGAGTGCCGGCGAGCAGTCACCCGCCTCATCGTCCACGCCGCGGCGGCCTCTGGCCACGGCAATCGTTACGCCACCGACTGCAACAGAAtacacaagcacaagcacccCACTAAACACGAATACAACAACCACACCGCTATCACCACAAGatccaccgccaccaccaacaaccaGTACGCCAGTACAGCCACAGaatcagcctcagcctcagcacAGTCGACACAGTGCTGTGGACGATATCATCGAACTGCCCGTAGATACCGTTGACGCAGCCATTTCTAG AAAACAATCGATCAATTCATCGCCGCCAGCCAAGGG caCGATGCTCAGTCGCAAATCGGATTGTGGCCTGCCCGAGATCCGCATTAAAGCGCCTTCCATCGAGCGCGGTGCACACTATTATAATCATCACAGTGCCGGCGGAGGCGGGGGTTCGGGATCGCTGAGCAAGCACTGGTCCTACGAGCAGGTGGACAG CGCTGGGGACTTTAACTTGGAGGAGGAGAACTTTGCCCAGCGGGATCATCACATTATCGTCGAAGTGCTGATCTCCTCGTGGTATGCGCTGCTTGCCAACACGGATCTCATCTGCTACATAGTGGTGTTCATCAATCAG GTCGTCAATGCCAGTTTGATCTCTTTGCCGCTGCCCATTATGGTCTTTCTCTGGGGCACTCTGTCCCTGCCGCGTCCAACGAAAACCTTCTGGGTCACGCTGATTGCCTACACCCAGGCCATTGTGCTGATCAAGTGCATCTTCCAGTTCAAGCTAATCTGGGCCAATTATCACAATCTGCCCAACCAGCCACTGACGGCCGCCAAGATCTTTGGCGTGGAGATGAAGACCCACTATGCAGTGTATGActtgatgctgttgctggtgctctTCCTGCACCGCTACCTGCTCAAGTCGCAAGGACTGTGGAAGTCGGGCTACAAGGACATAGATCAGCAGTTTGCGAAACCCACCGCCAGCATGTACGCCAA CGATGACCGAGATGACAGCGACAATCTGTCTCAACCCGACTCCCGCCACCTGAACGATGATGCGGCTCAGAAGTTGAGCCTGCAAGTCAGCCAAGTCTCCTTGCCGGGCTCCCCGGAGTACAGCAAGTCGGGCATCAATCAGCTAGA ACGCACCAAGTACACCTCCTCGTTGCACAAGTTCTTCTTTAGTTTGGTGCATAAATCCCGCCTGGCCACAGACGTGTATGCCCTGATGTTCCTGTGCGATTTCATAAACTTCTTTGTGCTGCTCTTTGGCTTCACAGCATTTGGA ACACAGCAAACGGAAAGCGATGAGGGTGTGCAGACATATCTGGCGGAGAATAAAGTGCCAATACCTTTCCTGATCATGTTGCTGGTCCAGTTCCTGCTCATCGTCATCGATCGGGCGCTGTATCTGCGCAAGGCCCTGGTGaacaaaatcattttccacTTCTTCTCGGTGATTGGCATACACATCTGGATGTTCTTCGTGGTGCCGGCAGTGACGGAGCGTACCTTCAACTCGCTGGCGCCGCCGATCATCTTCTATGTGATCAAGTGCTTCTACATGCTGCTGAGCTCCTATCAAATCAAGTCGGGCTACCCCAAGCGCATTCTCGGGAACTTCTTCACCAAGGGCTTCTCGATGGTCAACATGATCGCCTTCAAGGTGTACATGCAGATACCGTTCCTATATGAGCTGCGCACCATTCTCGACTGGGTGTGCATCGACAGCACCATGACCATCTTCGACTGGCTCAAAATGGAGGACATCTTCTCGAACATTTATCTCATCCGCTGCACCAGGCAGTCGGAGACCGACTTCCCAGCCATGCGCGCCCAGAAAAAGGCGTCCATCTCGAAGCTGATTATGGGCGGCACCATTGTCCTGCTGATTGTCATTTGCATCTGGGGTCCGTTGTGCCTGTTTGCCCTGGGCAATGCCGTCGGTACCTCCAATGTGCCTTTCCAGGTGTCGCTGTCCATTCGCATTGGACCCTACGATCCCATTTATACCACCAACAACTACGACAGCATTTTCGAGATCGATCCCACGATGTACTCGCAAATGACTAATGCTTATATCAAGGATAAACAGGCTCTGACCTTCATCACTGGCTACGACGCAACGGATGTGGCGGCGGTCAAGCTGGCCGGGAACTCGCCATCCCTTTGGAACATAGCACCGCCAGATAGGCAGCGTTTGCTGAATGATTTAAGAAATA ATCATACGTTGAAGGCTCGCTTCTCCTACACCCTGACACGGAAGGCACCGGCCAAGGGTTTAAAAGAAATTGTGGGCGATGAGCATGCCATCTCCCTGGACGAGACTTTCGAAGGACGTGCAGCTCTCATCAATATGCTAAACGAAACCCACGATTTGGAGCCAACAACGGGCAATGACACTAGCACCAATAGCACCAGCACCAATGGCACTTATAGCACCGAAGAAGTTgtggtgctgcctgccatgATACCGAAATTCATCAAAGTGCTCAACTCGGGCGATGCCGCTGTGGTCACAGTGCTGAGTCCCAAGAACGAGGAGTACCGTCCTCTAGTCATCAAAATGCATCGAGACAAGGAGACAAACGGACTGTGGTGGGAGATACGAGACTTCTGCAATGACACCTTCTACAATTCCACTCTGAAGGAGTTCGCCTACAGCAACTGCACCTCTGGCATTGTGATGTATACCTTCAACGACAAGAAGTTCCCATCGACATTCAGTTTCCTCACTGCTGGCGG CATCATTGGCTTGTACACCACATTCGTGTTATTGGCCTCGCGCTTCATGAAGTCGTTCATTGGCGGGCAGAATCGAAAGATTATGTTCGAGGATCTACCCTATGTGGATAGGGTTTTGCAGCTGTGTCTAGACATATACCTG GTACGCGAGGCGTTAGAGTTCGCCTTGGAGGAGGATCTGTTTGCCAAATTACTCTTCCTGTACCGTTCGCCCGAGACGCTCATCAAATGGACACGTCCCAAGGAGGAGTTCGTGGACGATGATGCCGACACCGACTCAATGAGCGTGCGGCGGTCCgaacagctgcaacagcaccaacagcaccagcatcaaCAATAA